From the Candidatus Zixiibacteriota bacterium genome, the window ATCGCCGAATCCTTGAATTCAACGTTGGCTTTAGTGATGCCGTGATTCTCGTACTGCTTGGGAATTAGATGACGCTTGGCAATTTCCAGTTTTTCCAGGTCGGTATAGCCGGGAATACGGATAATCTCCATCCGGTCGCGCAGCACCGGCGGAATCGGGTCGAGCAGATTGGCGGTGGTAATAAACATCACCCGGGAAAGGTCAAAAGGAACTTCCAGATAATGGTCGGAGAAACTGTCGTTCTGCTCCGGGTCGAGAACTTCGAGCAGAGCGCTGGCCGGGTCGCCGCGGAAATCGACCCCTATCTTATCGACTTCATCAAGCATCAGGATAGGGTTATTGGAGCCGGTCCGCTTGATGCTCTGGATAATTCGTCCCGGAAGGGCGCCTATGTAGGTGCGGCGATGTCCTCTGATTTCGGCTTCATCGCGCATCCCGCCGAGCGAAATCCGCTCGAATTTCCGCCCCATGGCACGGGCAATAGAGCGCCCCAGAGAGGTCTTCCCCACGCCGGGAGGGCCAACAAAACAGAGTATTGGACCTTTGACGTTGCTTTTCAGTTTGCGAACCGCCAGATATTCCAGGATACGGTCTTTGACCTTTTCCAAATCATAATGGTCCTCATCAAGAACTTTTTTCGCTTTAGGAATATCAAGAATATCCTTAGTCGAGTTTGACCAGGGCAGCGAGACCAGCCATTCCAGATAGGTTCGGGAGACCGTATATTCGGCCGACGCCGGATTCATCCGGGTCAGACGGTCCAGCTCTTTCCTGGCGGCGGTTTCTGCCAGTTCCGGCATTTTGGCCTCGGCGATTCGCTTTTCAAACTCCTCGATTTCAGCCCGGTCATCCTTGTCCCCCAGTTCCCGCTTGATTGCTTTTAACTGCTCACGAAGAATAAATTCCCGCTGAATCTTTCCCAGTTCCGACTGCGCCTCGTTCTGGATTTTCTTGGAGAGTTCCAGAACTTCGATTTCTTTGTTGATTATGGCAAGGAGACGCTCCATCCGGCGGTACACATCGGCTTCCTCCAGAATCTCCTGCTTATCCTTGATGGCAATATTGAGATTGGAGGCAATAAGGTCGGCCAGTTTGGAAGGAGTTTCCTGGTTTATGGCGGAGACATAGAGTTCTTCGGAGAGATTAGGGGCAAGAGCAATAACCGCTTTGAGCTGCTCCAGCAGATTGCGCTGAAGGGCTTCCATCTTGACCGATTCGCGGGAAGTCTCAATGATATCTTCCACCTCAGCGGTGATATACGGCTGCTCGCCAAGAAAACGGCGAATCCGCACCCGTGTCAATCCCTGCACCAGAAATCGAATGGTGCCGTCGGGGAAACGGAGCATTTTCAGAATATTGCCGGAGGTGCCGACTTCGTAAATATCCTGCTGTCCCGGGTCTTCTTTGGTCTGGTCGGTCTGCAGAAAAAGCCCGACCGTGCTTCCCCGCATCAGCGCTTCATCGATAAGTCGCGCCTGCTTCTGCTCGTTTGCCATCAGCGGCACCACCAGAAAGGGAAAGACAACCGTGCCCCGCACCGGCAGAACCGGCAGGGTATAAGGTTTGTCTTGTGTCTTCACATCCACTTTTTCTTTGACTTCAACCACACTTATCCTCTTTTCTCATTAATTTCGACAGAATCCACCAATATTAT encodes:
- the lon gene encoding endopeptidase La, whose translation is MVEVKEKVDVKTQDKPYTLPVLPVRGTVVFPFLVVPLMANEQKQARLIDEALMRGSTVGLFLQTDQTKEDPGQQDIYEVGTSGNILKMLRFPDGTIRFLVQGLTRVRIRRFLGEQPYITAEVEDIIETSRESVKMEALQRNLLEQLKAVIALAPNLSEELYVSAINQETPSKLADLIASNLNIAIKDKQEILEEADVYRRMERLLAIINKEIEVLELSKKIQNEAQSELGKIQREFILREQLKAIKRELGDKDDRAEIEEFEKRIAEAKMPELAETAARKELDRLTRMNPASAEYTVSRTYLEWLVSLPWSNSTKDILDIPKAKKVLDEDHYDLEKVKDRILEYLAVRKLKSNVKGPILCFVGPPGVGKTSLGRSIARAMGRKFERISLGGMRDEAEIRGHRRTYIGALPGRIIQSIKRTGSNNPILMLDEVDKIGVDFRGDPASALLEVLDPEQNDSFSDHYLEVPFDLSRVMFITTANLLDPIPPVLRDRMEIIRIPGYTDLEKLEIAKRHLIPKQYENHGITKANVEFKDSAILEIINGYTRESGLRNLEREIAAICRKVARRIAAGSKSRYIVDGDNVQKYLGPQRFSKEVLSRGGQIGVVPGLAWTSAGGEILFIEATAMKGKKNLTLTGHLGDVMKESAMAALSYVRSHCEKLAIEPDFCESHEIHIHVPSGATPKDGPSAGITMATALASLLTGRPVKPYTAMTGEITLRGDVLPIGGLKEKLLAAYRAGIKRVILPEENRKDLVEIPPEIKKNIKIIFVKNVGQVLENALEKKPVAKTGKSRKA